The following proteins are encoded in a genomic region of Pseudomonadota bacterium:
- the pqqB gene encoding pyrroloquinoline quinone biosynthesis protein PqqB, protein MLQILVLGSAAGGGVPQWNCNCAICRRARLGDQRVRARTQSSLAVRADEGPWFLLNASPDLRQQITDNPALHPADEKKRGSPIGGVLVTNADIDHIAGLLTLRESEPLSLYATNRVQETLSANRVFHALNPAFVQRKTFTLDLPMPLENAAGEPSGLVVEAFTVPGKVALYLENPKAGPNFGSVPEDTIALRVASAAEDSYFYYIPACAAFPEGLAERLREAPLVCFDGTLWQDDEMIATGVGAKTGKRMGHMSISGEDGTLAAFRPLRVKRKVFVHINNTNPVLIEDSPERAIATGEGWEVAQDGMEIRL, encoded by the coding sequence GTGTTGCAGATTCTCGTCCTGGGATCGGCGGCCGGCGGCGGCGTCCCTCAGTGGAACTGCAATTGCGCGATCTGCCGGCGTGCGCGCCTAGGCGATCAAAGGGTGCGTGCGCGCACGCAGTCTTCCTTGGCGGTGCGGGCGGATGAGGGCCCATGGTTCCTTCTCAACGCCTCGCCCGACCTTCGCCAGCAGATAACCGACAACCCTGCCCTGCACCCGGCGGACGAAAAAAAGCGGGGAAGCCCAATCGGCGGCGTCCTCGTGACGAACGCCGACATTGACCATATCGCAGGACTTCTGACCCTTCGCGAGAGCGAGCCTTTAAGCCTTTACGCGACGAACCGCGTGCAGGAGACGCTTTCCGCGAACCGCGTTTTCCATGCGCTCAACCCAGCGTTCGTCCAGCGGAAAACCTTTACCCTGGATTTGCCGATGCCGCTCGAGAATGCCGCGGGCGAGCCTTCCGGCCTCGTGGTCGAGGCCTTCACCGTCCCCGGCAAGGTCGCACTTTATCTGGAGAACCCAAAAGCCGGACCCAATTTCGGAAGCGTGCCGGAAGACACGATCGCCCTGCGAGTGGCATCCGCGGCCGAGGACAGCTATTTTTATTACATCCCCGCCTGCGCCGCCTTCCCGGAGGGGCTGGCGGAACGCTTGCGCGAAGCGCCGCTCGTCTGCTTCGACGGAACGCTTTGGCAAGACGATGAAATGATCGCGACCGGGGTCGGCGCCAAGACGGGCAAACGGATGGGTCATATGAGCATCTCGGGCGAAGACGGAACCCTTGCTGCCTTCCGACCGCTACGGGTGAAACGGAAGGTCTTCGTGCATATCAACAACACGAACCCCGTGCTGATAGAGGATTCGCCCGAACGCGCGATCGCAACGGGGGAAGGCTGGGAAGTGGCCCAAGACGGGATGGAGATCCGGCTGTGA
- the pqqA gene encoding pyrroloquinoline quinone precursor peptide PqqA, producing MRKRWRKPRIQMIRIGLEINAYACAEG from the coding sequence ATGCGGAAGCGGTGGAGAAAGCCTCGGATCCAAATGATCCGCATCGGCCTTGAGATCAACGCGTACGCCTGCGCGGAAGGCTGA
- a CDS encoding ABC transporter substrate-binding protein, with amino-acid sequence MPLWQTIWKPAAAFLASAFALLAAHAAAAEKASPIRLAVLEYGSLAWELEVIAHHGLDRKHGFALERVGLAGTQALQVALQAGRVDVVLSDWLWVSRVRQGGSDVTFAPYGAWAGGLVVPADSSIGSFASLRGRRLGVAGGAIDKNWLLLQAVAAREEGMQLAEAGDVVFGAPPLLRSELEAGRVDAVLTYWQDVAMLEASGFRKLTDTEAVAKRLGIDRRVPFLGYVFSESWAERNFEAVRGFLAASREAKAILRESDSEWDRIAPLTRATNATQLHAVRDAYRRGLLEHWGSEERRSAHALFQILSEIGGKAVTGGYDALAAGTFWEGDRF; translated from the coding sequence ATGCCGCTATGGCAAACCATTTGGAAACCGGCCGCGGCCTTTCTTGCCAGCGCGTTCGCGTTGCTTGCCGCCCATGCCGCCGCCGCGGAAAAGGCTTCGCCGATCCGCCTTGCCGTGCTCGAATATGGCTCCCTTGCCTGGGAACTTGAGGTGATCGCGCACCACGGGCTTGACCGGAAGCACGGATTCGCGCTTGAGCGTGTGGGCCTTGCCGGCACCCAGGCCTTGCAGGTGGCGCTTCAGGCGGGCCGGGTGGACGTCGTCCTTTCCGACTGGCTATGGGTTTCCAGGGTTCGTCAGGGAGGGTCCGACGTCACCTTTGCACCTTATGGCGCCTGGGCGGGCGGGCTTGTCGTACCGGCGGACTCTTCAATTGGGTCTTTCGCCAGCCTTCGCGGTCGCCGCCTGGGCGTGGCGGGTGGGGCGATCGACAAGAACTGGCTTCTTTTGCAAGCCGTGGCCGCCAGGGAGGAAGGGATGCAACTTGCCGAGGCAGGGGACGTCGTCTTTGGTGCCCCGCCGCTTTTGCGATCGGAACTGGAAGCCGGCCGTGTGGACGCCGTGCTTACCTATTGGCAGGACGTGGCGATGCTGGAAGCGAGCGGATTTCGTAAACTTACCGACACCGAGGCGGTTGCGAAGCGCTTGGGCATTGATCGCCGTGTCCCCTTTCTGGGTTACGTCTTTTCGGAAAGCTGGGCGGAGCGAAATTTCGAGGCGGTGCGGGGTTTCCTCGCCGCCTCCCGCGAGGCGAAGGCGATCCTTCGTGAATCGGATTCGGAATGGGACCGGATCGCCCCGCTTACCCGGGCGACAAATGCGACCCAGCTTCATGCCGTGCGGGATGCGTATCGACGGGGCCTTCTCGAACACTGGGGAAGCGAGGAACGCCGATCCGCCCATGCTCTCTTCCAAATTCTTTCGGAAATCGGCGGGAAGGCGGTGACGGGAGGGTACGACGCCCTTGCCGCGGGAACGTTCTGGGAAGGGGACCGTTTTTGA
- a CDS encoding ABC transporter permease, whose protein sequence is MALGSRLLPPPGAVLFVLIEGTQSGEIPHHIAITLARVAASFVLAMAIGSAIGIAMGRSPLLDRLFDSWLVIFLNVPALIVILLAYVWFGLVEASAILAVAVNKIPNVAVTLREGARALDRDLLEMARSFRLGPFRMLRHVILPQLSPYFLASARSGLALIWKIVLVVELLGRSDGVGFQLHLYFQLFDVASILAYTVAFIAIVLVIEMVAFRPLDRLAFRWRR, encoded by the coding sequence ATGGCGCTCGGCAGCCGCCTCCTGCCGCCGCCGGGTGCCGTTCTTTTCGTCCTGATCGAGGGCACGCAGAGCGGCGAAATTCCCCACCACATCGCCATTACACTTGCCCGCGTGGCGGCAAGCTTCGTGCTGGCCATGGCGATCGGGTCCGCTATCGGCATTGCAATGGGGCGTTCTCCTCTGCTTGACCGCCTGTTCGACAGTTGGCTCGTTATTTTCCTTAACGTGCCGGCGCTGATCGTCATTCTGTTGGCCTATGTTTGGTTCGGGCTGGTCGAGGCGTCGGCGATTCTGGCCGTGGCGGTGAACAAGATTCCGAACGTCGCGGTCACCTTGCGCGAGGGAGCCCGCGCCCTTGATCGCGACCTCCTCGAAATGGCGCGGAGTTTCCGTCTTGGTCCCTTCCGGATGCTTCGCCATGTCATCCTGCCGCAACTTTCACCCTATTTTCTGGCGTCCGCCCGATCGGGTTTGGCGTTGATCTGGAAGATTGTCCTCGTCGTCGAGCTGCTTGGGCGCAGCGACGGCGTCGGCTTCCAGCTGCACCTCTATTTTCAGTTGTTCGATGTCGCTTCGATCCTCGCCTACACGGTCGCTTTCATCGCCATCGTGCTGGTAATCGAAATGGTGGCGTTTCGCCCGCTTGATCGTCTGGCGTTCCGGTGGCGGCGATGA
- a CDS encoding ABC transporter ATP-binding protein, with protein sequence MSGIEVAVRTKRFPDPDGKGMREILGGLRFAAGEGEFLAILGPSGCGKTTLLNLIAGLDPAYEGSVRFSTASGRASPVIGYVFQSPRLLPWRTARENVTLALERPEAKADLIDSLLEDAGLTAFQDAYPEKLSLGQCRRAAIVRAFAVEPDLLLMDEPFVSLDAPTAGRLRRLLLEIWGARPTAVLFVTHDTDEAIALADRVLVLSGSPAAVLADVAITAPRSERADPTVLATFRNLLLEARNAGSEGGERA encoded by the coding sequence ATGAGCGGGATCGAGGTTGCTGTTCGTACGAAACGGTTTCCCGACCCCGACGGCAAGGGGATGCGCGAGATCCTGGGCGGTCTTCGCTTCGCCGCCGGCGAAGGGGAATTCTTGGCGATTCTTGGCCCCTCCGGCTGCGGCAAGACAACGCTTCTCAATCTGATCGCCGGCCTCGATCCGGCTTACGAGGGAAGCGTGCGGTTTTCCACCGCTTCCGGCAGGGCGTCCCCGGTCATTGGCTATGTCTTCCAGAGCCCGCGCCTGCTGCCGTGGCGGACGGCCCGCGAGAACGTGACGCTCGCGCTCGAACGGCCCGAAGCGAAGGCGGATCTTATCGACTCGCTGCTTGAGGACGCCGGCTTGACGGCGTTCCAGGATGCCTACCCGGAAAAACTTTCCCTCGGCCAATGTCGACGTGCGGCGATCGTGCGGGCCTTTGCCGTCGAGCCGGATTTGCTTTTGATGGACGAACCCTTCGTCTCTCTCGATGCGCCGACGGCCGGGCGGCTTCGCCGCCTTCTGCTGGAAATCTGGGGGGCAAGGCCAACCGCGGTGCTTTTTGTCACCCATGACACGGACGAAGCGATCGCGCTTGCCGATCGCGTGCTTGTCCTCTCTGGATCGCCGGCTGCCGTGCTGGCGGACGTTGCGATTACCGCGCCGCGATCCGAGCGCGCCGACCCCACCGTCCTTGCAACGTTCCGAAACCTGCTTCTCGAAGCCCGTAACGCGGGTTCCGAGGGCGGCGAAAGGGCTTAA
- a CDS encoding ABC transporter permease: protein MNGGHYLRCFLGILTREALRFVHQRERFFAALVRPLIWLLVFAAGFRAVLGLAILPPYETYITYEVYIVPGLIGMIQLFNGMQSSLSMVYDREMGSMRTLLISPLPRWYLLVCKLAAGTFVSILQVYAFLGIAWFFGIEAEALGYLALLPALVLSGLMLGALGLLFSSAIRQLENFAGVMNFVIFPMFFLSSALYPLWKMRESSVLLYEICRFNPFTHAVEMIRFALYGEANLAAIGVTAAVFAAFLALAVLGYNPARGMMQRKTGI from the coding sequence ATGAACGGTGGCCATTACCTACGCTGCTTCCTCGGCATCCTTACCCGGGAGGCGCTGCGCTTCGTACACCAGCGTGAACGCTTCTTCGCCGCGCTGGTCAGGCCCCTTATCTGGCTTCTCGTCTTCGCGGCGGGGTTTCGGGCCGTACTTGGGCTCGCCATCCTCCCTCCCTATGAGACCTATATCACCTACGAGGTCTATATCGTTCCCGGCCTCATCGGCATGATCCAGCTTTTCAACGGGATGCAAAGCTCCCTTTCCATGGTGTACGACCGGGAAATGGGCAGCATGCGCACGCTGCTCATCAGCCCGCTTCCCCGCTGGTACCTGCTGGTCTGCAAGCTGGCGGCCGGGACTTTCGTATCTATTTTGCAGGTCTATGCTTTCCTCGGCATCGCCTGGTTCTTCGGGATCGAGGCGGAAGCCCTCGGCTACCTTGCCCTATTGCCCGCCCTTGTCCTGTCGGGCCTCATGCTTGGCGCGCTTGGCTTGTTGTTTTCCTCCGCCATCCGCCAGCTCGAAAACTTCGCGGGTGTCATGAACTTCGTTATCTTTCCGATGTTCTTTTTGTCGTCCGCGCTTTACCCACTCTGGAAGATGCGCGAATCGAGCGTCCTGCTTTACGAGATCTGTCGCTTCAACCCCTTCACCCACGCCGTCGAAATGATTCGCTTCGCCCTTTACGGTGAAGCCAACCTGGCGGCAATTGGCGTTACCGCCGCCGTCTTTGCCGCGTTCCTGGCGCTTGCCGTCCTCGGCTATAACCCGGCGCGCGGCATGATGCAGAGGAAAACGGGGATTTAA
- a CDS encoding ABC transporter ATP-binding protein has protein sequence MSDLNANKDAALYVEGVDFRYGARPALEKIHFAIAPGSFTVLLGPNGAGKTTLFSLITRLYDTQEGAIWVNGFNLRKDPLPALAAMGVVFQQPTLDLDLTVRQNLLYHAALRGMQKKKALARIEIELRRFDMAARQNEKVRALNGGHRRRVEIARALLHQPRLLLLDEPTVGLDVPTRRAIVEHVHRLSEKEGIAVLWATHLIDEIAANDRIVLLHEGRVRAQGAGAEVTAAAGGRTIEEAFTKLTAKETAA, from the coding sequence ATGTCGGACCTTAACGCAAATAAAGACGCCGCCCTTTACGTCGAAGGGGTGGACTTCCGTTACGGCGCAAGGCCGGCGCTCGAAAAAATCCATTTTGCCATCGCGCCGGGCAGCTTCACCGTGCTTTTGGGCCCGAACGGCGCCGGGAAAACGACGCTTTTTTCCCTCATCACGCGGCTTTACGACACGCAAGAGGGCGCCATCTGGGTGAACGGCTTCAACCTTCGCAAGGATCCCTTGCCGGCCCTTGCCGCCATGGGAGTGGTTTTTCAGCAACCCACGCTCGACCTCGATCTGACGGTGCGCCAGAATCTTCTCTACCATGCCGCCCTTCGCGGAATGCAAAAGAAGAAGGCGCTGGCGCGGATCGAAATCGAGCTTCGCCGCTTCGACATGGCTGCCCGCCAGAACGAAAAGGTCCGCGCCCTGAACGGCGGACACCGGCGACGGGTCGAGATCGCCCGTGCCCTTCTTCATCAGCCGCGCCTTTTGTTGCTGGACGAACCGACGGTCGGGCTTGACGTGCCGACGCGCCGCGCCATCGTCGAGCACGTGCACCGGCTTAGCGAAAAAGAAGGCATCGCCGTCCTCTGGGCAACCCACCTGATCGACGAGATCGCGGCGAACGACCGGATCGTTCTGCTGCACGAAGGCCGGGTCCGGGCGCAGGGCGCGGGCGCGGAAGTAACGGCAGCGGCGGGTGGTCGTACGATCGAGGAAGCGTTCACGAAACTAACAGCTAAGGAAACGGCGGCATGA
- a CDS encoding PQQ-dependent catabolism-associated beta-propeller protein, with protein sequence MKHLPAIVANLAFALFVSPAAAITVYVSNEKDDTIAILDGETGVLKQTVTVGHRPRGIVLSHDKKTLYICASDDHAIQALDLKTGKVTHSLPSGKNPETFALHPNGRLLYVSNEDDNLVTVVDVEKRKTVAEIPVGVEPEGVGASPDGRWVVATSETTNMAHWIDAKTNTVIGNVPVDSRPRRAAFTPDSREVWVSSEIGGSVSVLDAASRKITQRITFAIPGIENAKVQPVGIAHGAKGERSFIALGPANHVAVVNRKTYEVEKYLLVGSRVWNLAFSPDEKWLYTTNGASNDVSFIDVATLKVRKSVPTGRFPWGVDVGP encoded by the coding sequence ATGAAACACCTTCCGGCCATCGTGGCGAACCTTGCCTTCGCGCTTTTCGTTTCACCCGCTGCGGCCATTACCGTTTACGTTTCGAACGAAAAGGACGACACGATTGCCATCCTCGATGGCGAGACAGGTGTGTTGAAGCAAACGGTCACCGTCGGCCATCGCCCGCGCGGGATCGTCCTCAGCCATGACAAGAAGACGCTGTATATCTGCGCCAGCGACGACCACGCGATCCAGGCCCTGGATTTGAAGACCGGGAAAGTCACGCATAGCTTGCCTTCCGGAAAAAACCCGGAAACCTTTGCCCTGCATCCGAACGGCCGGCTTCTCTATGTCTCGAACGAAGACGACAACCTGGTCACCGTCGTCGATGTGGAGAAGCGCAAGACGGTGGCCGAGATACCGGTCGGCGTCGAGCCCGAAGGCGTTGGCGCAAGCCCGGACGGACGGTGGGTGGTCGCCACGTCCGAGACAACGAACATGGCCCACTGGATCGATGCGAAAACAAACACCGTTATCGGCAACGTGCCGGTGGACAGCCGCCCGCGGCGGGCGGCCTTCACGCCGGATTCGAGGGAAGTCTGGGTTTCCAGCGAAATCGGCGGCAGCGTGAGCGTCCTTGACGCCGCCTCCCGCAAGATTACGCAAAGGATCACCTTCGCGATTCCCGGAATCGAAAACGCAAAAGTCCAGCCGGTCGGCATCGCCCATGGCGCGAAAGGGGAAAGGTCTTTCATAGCCCTTGGCCCCGCGAACCACGTCGCGGTCGTGAACCGCAAAACCTACGAGGTGGAGAAATATCTTCTGGTCGGAAGCCGGGTCTGGAATCTCGCCTTCTCGCCGGACGAGAAGTGGCTCTATACGACGAACGGCGCCAGCAACGACGTTTCCTTCATCGATGTCGCAACGCTGAAGGTGCGCAAATCCGTTCCAACGGGCCGTTTCCCTTGGGGGGTCGATGTCGGACCTTAA